In Streptomyces sp. NBC_00878, a single window of DNA contains:
- a CDS encoding trypsin-like serine protease: MKNLVKVLKRCAVAGAAALAVISLQPVSPASAAPAPVVGGTRAAQGEFPFMVRLSMGCGGSLLTQQIVLTAAHCVSGTGANTSITATAGVVDLQSTTGRVQVKSTYVYQAPGYNGNGKDWALIKLASPITTQATLKIATTTEYNTGTFTVAGWGSASEGGAQQRYMLKATVPFVSDATCRAYSGYSGLVAGDEICAGYAAGGVDTCQGDSGGPMFRRDSANAWIQVGIVSWGIGCARPNAPGVYSEVSTFASAITAAAATL; this comes from the coding sequence TTGAAGAACCTCGTCAAGGTCCTCAAGAGATGCGCGGTCGCCGGCGCGGCCGCCCTCGCGGTCATCAGCCTTCAGCCCGTCTCCCCCGCCAGCGCCGCCCCGGCACCCGTCGTCGGCGGAACCCGCGCCGCGCAGGGCGAGTTCCCCTTCATGGTCCGGCTCTCGATGGGCTGTGGCGGCTCGCTCCTCACCCAGCAGATCGTGCTCACCGCCGCGCACTGTGTGAGCGGCACCGGCGCCAACACCAGCATCACGGCCACCGCCGGTGTCGTGGACCTCCAGTCGACCACCGGCCGGGTCCAGGTCAAGTCCACGTACGTGTACCAGGCCCCCGGCTACAACGGCAACGGCAAGGACTGGGCGCTCATCAAGCTCGCCTCGCCCATCACCACGCAGGCCACCCTGAAGATCGCCACCACCACGGAGTACAACACCGGCACCTTCACCGTCGCCGGCTGGGGCTCGGCCTCCGAGGGCGGCGCCCAGCAGCGGTACATGCTCAAGGCGACCGTGCCGTTCGTCAGCGACGCCACCTGCCGCGCCTACAGCGGCTACAGCGGCCTCGTCGCGGGCGACGAGATCTGCGCCGGCTACGCGGCCGGCGGTGTCGACACCTGCCAGGGCGACTCCGGCGGCCCGATGTTCCGCCGGGACAGCGCCAACGCGTGGATCCAGGTCGGCATCGTGAGCTGGGGCATCGGCTGCGCCCGGCCCAACGCCCCCGGTGTCTACAGCGAGGTCTCGACCTTCGCCTCGGCCATCACCGCCGCGGCAGCGACTCTCTGA
- a CDS encoding trypsin-like serine protease, producing MKHLLKTLKRCAVAGAAALAVVSLQPVSAANAAPAPVVGGTRAAQGEFPFMVSLSMGCGGSLLTQQIVLTAAHCVDGTGNNTSITATAGVVDLQSTTGRVRVRSTKVYQAPGYDPTGEVGGKDWALIKLAQPINLPTLKIATTTQYNTGNFNVAGWGRIREGGPTSRYLLKATVPFISDASCKANGGLYDNLVPGEEICAGFQQGAIDTCNGDSGGPMFRRDNAGAWIQVGIVSWGDGCARPNAPGVYSEVSTFASAITAAASTL from the coding sequence TTGAAGCACCTCCTCAAGACCCTCAAGAGATGTGCCGTCGCCGGCGCGGCAGCCCTCGCGGTCGTCAGCCTTCAGCCCGTCTCCGCCGCCAACGCGGCCCCGGCACCCGTCGTCGGCGGAACCCGCGCCGCACAGGGCGAGTTCCCCTTCATGGTCTCGCTCTCCATGGGCTGCGGCGGCTCGCTCCTCACCCAGCAGATCGTGCTCACCGCCGCGCACTGTGTGGACGGCACCGGCAACAACACCAGCATCACCGCCACCGCCGGCGTCGTGGACCTCCAGTCCACCACCGGCCGGGTCCGGGTCAGGTCCACCAAGGTGTACCAGGCCCCCGGCTACGACCCCACCGGCGAGGTCGGCGGCAAGGACTGGGCGCTCATCAAGCTCGCCCAGCCCATCAACCTGCCGACCCTGAAGATCGCCACCACCACGCAGTACAACACCGGCAACTTCAACGTCGCCGGATGGGGCAGGATCCGCGAGGGCGGTCCCACGTCGCGGTACCTGCTCAAGGCGACCGTTCCGTTCATCAGCGACGCCTCCTGCAAGGCGAACGGCGGCCTGTACGACAACCTCGTTCCCGGCGAAGAGATCTGCGCCGGATTCCAGCAGGGCGCCATCGACACTTGCAACGGCGACTCCGGCGGCCCGATGTTCCGCAGGGACAACGCCGGCGCCTGGATCCAGGTCGGCATAGTCAGCTGGGGCGACGGCTGCGCCCGGCCCAACGCCCCCGGCGTCTACAGCGAGGTCTCGACCTTCGCCTCGGCCATCACCGCCGCGGCGTCGACCCTCTGA
- a CDS encoding glycoside hydrolase family 3 N-terminal domain-containing protein → MRRTALLVSATLLTGLLPFAVAGPASGADDPAPAPVDNFEGEVPFANPPAESIFTWGSDTDDPPTLEFAARDDAPQGEKVLSGTYDISGYGGFTHDFAFDKPAHDWSARQGIRFWWEGRNNGKKVNFELKDGGANGEASELWTTSFTDDWTGWKQLEIPFTAFTYRTDYQPVGGIDQVLGLTEMWGYALTLPVGGADQFAMDGVELYGKADQTLRANVVTDAAVYPVKEGRSAAVKIAVATTGSAPIEEPVTVAYETAGGTGESGKDYTPVQGELTFPAGTASGTSRTVTVPTLRDRAGENAETVPLKLTVTGAKAPAENPQVVIDAHGLPYLDPKLPVKKRVADLLSRMSLAEKAGQMTQAERGALTTPGDIAAYDLGSLLSGGGSTPTPNTPEAWAKMIDGFQLRAQATRFQIPLIYGVDAVHGHNNLVGATIMPHNIGIGATRDPQLAYQAGKVTAAEVRATGIPWDFAPCLCVTRDERWGRTYESFGEDPALVESMETVIQGLQGAPSGKDLKKNDKVLATAKHFVADGGTEYGSSTTGTYTVDQGITKVTRQELEAVHLAPYQEAVDRGVGTVMPSYSSLDILGDSEGPVKMHADAAMINGVLKDRMDFDGFVISDWQAIDQIPGDYASDVRTSINAGLDMIMVPYAYKDFHKTLSDEVTAGRVSGKRIDDAVSRILTQKFKLGLFEKPYADTSGASAIGSAKHRTVAREAAAESQVLLKNAGGVLPLKKSQKVYVAGSNADDIGNQTGGWTITWQGASGKITDGTTILEGMRKAAGGEVTYSKDASAPTDGHDVGVVVVGETPYAEGVGDVGNGNDLVFSAADRAAVDKVCGAMKCAVLVVSGRPQLVGDQLGDIDALVASWLPGTEGDGVADVLYGKRAFTGQLPLTWPKSEAQLPINVGDSSYDPQFPYGWGLTTRTSVPSGGTSTLKALAVAAALAERTGSEEAGRLVVTKARLLVQQKMGQTITAASAKPFADADHLLLTGRYGEAVAKLTAAYKAA, encoded by the coding sequence ATGCGAAGAACCGCCCTGCTCGTCTCCGCCACCCTGCTGACGGGGCTGCTCCCGTTCGCCGTGGCGGGCCCCGCCTCCGGAGCGGACGATCCGGCCCCCGCTCCCGTCGACAACTTCGAGGGCGAGGTGCCGTTCGCGAACCCGCCCGCCGAGTCCATCTTCACCTGGGGCAGCGACACGGACGACCCGCCCACACTGGAGTTCGCCGCCCGGGACGACGCGCCGCAGGGCGAGAAGGTCCTCTCCGGTACGTACGACATCAGCGGCTACGGCGGCTTCACACACGACTTCGCCTTCGACAAGCCGGCCCACGACTGGTCCGCGCGTCAGGGCATCCGCTTCTGGTGGGAGGGCCGGAACAACGGCAAGAAGGTCAACTTCGAGCTCAAGGACGGCGGCGCCAACGGCGAGGCCTCCGAGCTGTGGACCACGTCCTTCACGGACGACTGGACCGGCTGGAAACAGCTGGAGATCCCCTTCACCGCCTTCACCTACCGCACGGACTACCAGCCCGTCGGCGGCATCGACCAGGTCCTCGGCCTCACCGAGATGTGGGGTTACGCGCTCACGCTCCCGGTCGGGGGCGCGGACCAGTTCGCCATGGACGGCGTGGAGTTGTACGGCAAGGCCGACCAAACGCTGCGCGCCAACGTCGTCACCGACGCCGCCGTGTACCCCGTGAAGGAGGGCCGCTCGGCCGCCGTGAAGATCGCGGTCGCCACCACCGGCTCAGCGCCGATCGAGGAGCCCGTCACCGTCGCGTACGAGACGGCCGGCGGCACCGGCGAGTCCGGTAAGGACTACACCCCGGTCCAGGGCGAGTTGACCTTCCCGGCGGGCACGGCCTCCGGGACCTCCCGGACCGTCACCGTGCCGACCCTGCGCGACCGGGCGGGCGAGAACGCCGAGACCGTCCCGCTGAAGCTGACGGTCACCGGAGCGAAGGCACCCGCCGAGAATCCGCAGGTCGTGATCGACGCCCACGGACTCCCGTACCTGGACCCGAAGTTGCCGGTGAAGAAGCGGGTCGCCGATCTGCTCTCCCGGATGTCCCTCGCGGAGAAGGCCGGCCAGATGACCCAGGCCGAGCGCGGCGCGCTCACCACGCCGGGTGACATCGCCGCGTACGATCTCGGCTCGCTGCTCTCCGGCGGCGGTTCCACCCCGACGCCGAACACGCCCGAGGCCTGGGCCAAGATGATCGACGGCTTCCAACTCCGGGCGCAGGCCACCAGGTTCCAGATCCCGCTCATCTACGGCGTGGACGCGGTGCACGGCCACAACAACCTCGTCGGCGCCACGATCATGCCGCACAACATCGGCATCGGTGCGACGCGCGATCCTCAACTCGCCTACCAGGCGGGGAAGGTGACCGCCGCCGAGGTCCGGGCCACCGGCATCCCGTGGGACTTCGCGCCCTGTCTGTGCGTGACACGCGACGAGCGCTGGGGGCGGACCTACGAGTCGTTCGGTGAGGACCCGGCGCTCGTCGAGTCCATGGAGACCGTCATCCAGGGCCTCCAAGGGGCGCCCAGCGGCAAGGACTTGAAGAAGAACGACAAGGTCCTCGCCACCGCCAAGCACTTCGTCGCCGACGGCGGCACGGAGTACGGCTCGTCGACGACCGGCACGTACACCGTCGACCAGGGCATCACCAAGGTCACCCGGCAGGAGCTCGAAGCCGTCCACCTGGCTCCGTACCAGGAGGCCGTGGACCGGGGCGTCGGCACGGTCATGCCCTCGTACTCCTCGCTCGACATCCTCGGTGACTCCGAGGGCCCGGTGAAGATGCACGCGGACGCCGCGATGATCAACGGCGTGCTCAAGGACCGCATGGACTTCGACGGCTTCGTGATCAGCGACTGGCAGGCCATCGACCAGATCCCCGGCGACTACGCGAGCGACGTCCGTACGTCCATCAACGCGGGCCTCGACATGATCATGGTCCCGTACGCGTACAAGGACTTCCACAAGACGCTGTCGGACGAGGTGACCGCCGGCCGGGTCTCCGGGAAGCGGATCGACGACGCGGTGTCCCGCATCCTCACGCAGAAGTTCAAGCTCGGGCTCTTCGAGAAGCCGTACGCCGACACGAGCGGGGCCTCGGCGATCGGCTCGGCGAAGCACCGGACCGTGGCCCGCGAGGCGGCGGCCGAGTCCCAGGTCCTGCTGAAGAACGCGGGCGGCGTGCTGCCGCTGAAGAAGTCGCAGAAGGTGTATGTCGCCGGGTCCAACGCCGACGACATCGGCAACCAGACCGGCGGCTGGACCATCACCTGGCAGGGCGCGTCCGGGAAGATCACGGACGGGACGACGATCCTGGAGGGCATGCGGAAGGCGGCCGGGGGCGAGGTCACGTACTCCAAGGACGCGTCGGCGCCGACGGACGGCCATGACGTGGGGGTCGTGGTCGTCGGCGAGACCCCGTACGCCGAGGGCGTCGGCGATGTCGGCAACGGCAACGACCTGGTGTTCTCCGCCGCCGACCGGGCCGCCGTCGACAAGGTGTGCGGCGCCATGAAGTGCGCGGTGCTCGTCGTGTCCGGACGGCCGCAGCTCGTCGGCGACCAACTCGGTGACATCGACGCGCTGGTCGCGTCCTGGCTGCCGGGCACGGAAGGCGACGGCGTCGCGGACGTGCTCTACGGGAAGCGGGCCTTCACCGGTCAGCTCCCGCTCACCTGGCCGAAGTCGGAGGCCCAGCTGCCGATCAACGTCGGCGACTCCTCGTACGATCCGCAGTTCCCCTACGGATGGGGCCTGACCACGCGCACCTCCGTGCCGAGCGGCGGCACGAGCACGCTGAAGGCTCTCGCCGTCGCGGCCGCCCTGGCCGAGAGGACCGGATCGGAGGAGGCCGGGCGCCTGGTCGTCACCAAGGCGCGGCTGCTCGTCCAGCAGAAGATGGGGCAGACGATCACGGCGGCGAGCGCGAAGCCCTTCGCCGACGCCGATCACCTGCTGCTGACCGGCCGGTACGGGGAGGCGGTGGCGAAGCTGACGGCGGCCTACAAGGCGGCCTGA
- a CDS encoding ricin-type beta-trefoil lectin domain protein, with protein MSTPRRRTTGTSTRPLRAVRLLLAGLLTTAGLTAVGATPAQAAGEQVSVWLTTTDDTGGRHVVRGLQAQTPFAFQAGSGGSGDNISVDENTRYQTFTGGGASFTDTAAWLMDGSGALTQATRDATMSKLFSPTDGIGLSFIRNPMGGSDLARFGYTYDDMPAGQTDADLSEFSIAHDLQDVLPLTRQARQLNPALTVAASPWTAPAWMKDNGSLNGGWLKAENYGAYASYFVKYLQAWRDQGVPVNYVTAQNEPTCCAGYPSMSWNGSGLAYFTKSELLPKLQAAGLSTKVLAHDWNWDTYDAYAAQTVDDAAVRAHPNFGGIAWHGYGGDVAKQTTVHNQYPSLDAFGTEHSGGTWIANQQREDMLNIVDYTRNWAKSVTKWSLAVDQNRGPHNGGCGTCDGLITVHNGDSRHGQVDYTIEYYTMGHLTKFVRPGAQRIASTASSSVPNVAWRNPDGSKALIAYNDASTAKTMTINWGSQHATYSLPGKTSATFTWSGTQSGGGDQSGAFVGLAGKCLDVAGGSSANGTAVQLYDCNGSTAQNWTVAADGSVRSLGKCLDVTGASVLDGAKIQLYDCNGSGAQRWSYNASTGDVVNAAANKCLDVSDNSSTNGARTQIWSCTGAANQKWRLQ; from the coding sequence ATGAGCACCCCGAGAAGACGCACCACGGGCACCTCCACGAGACCCCTCCGGGCGGTCCGGCTCCTCCTCGCCGGACTGCTCACCACCGCCGGGCTGACCGCCGTCGGTGCCACGCCCGCGCAGGCCGCGGGCGAGCAGGTCTCGGTCTGGCTCACCACGACGGACGACACCGGCGGCCGTCACGTCGTCCGGGGCCTCCAAGCCCAGACCCCGTTCGCCTTCCAGGCCGGCAGCGGTGGCAGCGGCGACAACATCTCCGTGGACGAGAACACCCGCTACCAGACCTTCACGGGCGGAGGCGCGTCCTTCACGGACACCGCGGCCTGGCTGATGGACGGCAGCGGCGCCCTCACCCAGGCGACCCGCGACGCGACCATGAGCAAGCTGTTCTCCCCGACCGACGGCATCGGGCTCTCGTTCATCCGCAACCCGATGGGCGGCTCCGACCTGGCCCGCTTCGGCTACACGTACGACGACATGCCGGCCGGGCAGACCGACGCGGACCTCTCCGAGTTCTCGATCGCCCACGACCTCCAGGACGTACTGCCGCTCACCCGGCAGGCCAGACAGCTGAATCCGGCGCTCACCGTGGCGGCCTCGCCATGGACCGCGCCCGCCTGGATGAAGGACAACGGCTCGCTCAACGGGGGCTGGCTGAAGGCGGAGAACTACGGGGCCTACGCCTCGTACTTCGTGAAGTACCTCCAGGCGTGGCGCGACCAGGGCGTCCCCGTCAACTACGTCACCGCCCAGAACGAGCCGACCTGCTGCGCCGGCTACCCCTCCATGAGCTGGAACGGCTCGGGCCTCGCCTACTTCACCAAGAGCGAGCTGCTGCCGAAGCTCCAGGCGGCGGGGCTTTCGACGAAGGTCCTCGCGCACGACTGGAACTGGGACACGTACGACGCGTACGCCGCCCAGACCGTCGACGACGCGGCGGTCCGCGCGCACCCGAACTTCGGCGGGATCGCCTGGCACGGCTACGGCGGTGATGTGGCGAAGCAGACCACCGTCCACAACCAGTACCCCTCGCTGGACGCCTTCGGCACCGAGCACTCGGGCGGCACCTGGATCGCCAACCAGCAGCGCGAGGACATGCTCAACATCGTCGACTACACCCGCAACTGGGCGAAGTCGGTGACCAAGTGGTCGCTGGCCGTGGACCAGAACCGCGGCCCGCACAACGGCGGCTGCGGCACCTGCGACGGCCTGATCACCGTCCACAACGGCGACTCGCGGCACGGCCAGGTCGACTACACCATCGAGTACTACACGATGGGCCATCTCACGAAGTTCGTACGCCCCGGTGCCCAGCGCATCGCGTCCACGGCAAGCTCGTCCGTCCCGAACGTGGCCTGGCGGAACCCGGACGGTTCGAAGGCGCTGATCGCATACAACGACGCATCGACAGCGAAGACCATGACGATCAACTGGGGCTCACAGCACGCCACTTACTCGCTCCCCGGCAAGACCTCGGCTACCTTCACCTGGTCCGGCACCCAGTCGGGCGGCGGCGACCAGTCGGGCGCGTTCGTGGGGCTCGCGGGCAAGTGCCTCGACGTGGCGGGCGGTTCGTCGGCCAACGGCACGGCGGTCCAGCTCTACGACTGCAACGGCTCGACCGCGCAGAACTGGACGGTCGCCGCGGACGGTTCGGTCCGGTCCCTCGGGAAGTGCCTCGACGTCACCGGCGCGTCCGTCTTGGACGGGGCGAAGATCCAGCTCTACGACTGCAACGGGTCGGGGGCGCAGCGCTGGTCGTACAACGCCTCGACGGGTGACGTGGTCAACGCGGCGGCGAACAAGTGCCTGGACGTGAGCGACAACTCGTCGACGAACGGGGCACGGACGCAGATCTGGAGCTGCACGGGGGCTGCCAATCAGAAGTGGCGGCTCCAATAG
- the dnaE gene encoding DNA polymerase III subunit alpha, producing MSRSFTHLHVHTQYSLLDGAARLKDMFNACNEMGMTHIAMSDHGNLHGAYDFFHTAKQAGVTPIIGIEAYVAPESRRNKRKIQWGQPHQKRDDVSGSGGYTHKTIWAANRTGLHNLFRLSSDAYAEGWLQKWPRMDKETISQWSEGLIASTGCPSGELQTRLRLGQFDEAVKAASEYQDIFGKDRYFLELMDHGIDIERRVRDDLLRVGKKLGIPPLVTNDSHYTYAHEATAHDALLCIQTGKNLSDPDRFRFDGTGYYLKSTDEMYAVDSSEAWQEGCANTLLVAEQIDTSGMFEAKNLMPKFEIPDGFTEVTWFREEVLNGMRRRFPQGWEESYQKQAEFEMDVIIQMGFPGYFLVVADFIMWAKKQGIAVGPGRGSAAGSLVSYAMGITDLDPLEHGLIFERFLNPERVSMPDVDIDFDERRRVEVIRYVTEKYGADKVAMIGTYGKIKAKNAIKDSARVLGYPYAMGDRLTKAMPADVGGSGIELAGITDPSHPRYSEAGEIRGMYENEPDVKKVIDTAKGVEGLVRQMGVHAAGVIMSSEPIVDHAPIWVRHTDGVTITQWDYPQCESLGLLKMDFLGLRNLTIMDDAIRMVRSNKGLDIDLLSLPLDDIRTFELLGRGDTLGVFQFDGNAMRSLFRLMKPDQFEDITAVTALYRPGPMAMNSHTNYALRKNGQQEITPIHPEVEEPLKDILDLTYGLVVYQEQVQKAAQILAGYSLGQADLLRRAMGKKKKEVLDKEFVPFRDGCRERGYSDEAVKTVWDVLVPFAGYAFNKAHAAAYALVSYWTAYLKANYPAEYMAALLTSVKDDKDKSAVYLNECRRMRIKVLPPNVNESEQNFAAQGDDVILFGLSAVRNVGTNVVESIIRSRKAKGKYASFPDYLDKVEAVACNKRTTESLIKAGAFDTMGHTRKGLTAHFEPMIDNVVAVKRKEAEGQFDLFGGMGEEDNTEPGFGLDVEFTTDEWDKAYLLAQEREMLGLYVSDHPLFGLEHVLSDKADAGINQLTGGEHADGAVVTIGGIISGLQRKMTKQGNAWAIATVEDLAGSIECMFFPATYQLVSTQLVEDTVVFVKGRLDKREDVPRLVAMELQVPDLSHAGETALVQLDMAQAQVTPRAVRQLKEILSAHPGPSEVRLRVRGRTRTTVYRLGYRVDARPEFWADLKAAVAVTRVARESGGAAGGPA from the coding sequence GTGTCCCGATCCTTCACGCACCTGCACGTCCATACCCAGTACTCGTTGCTGGACGGTGCCGCGCGGCTGAAGGACATGTTCAACGCGTGCAATGAGATGGGCATGACGCACATCGCGATGTCGGACCACGGCAACCTGCACGGGGCGTACGACTTCTTCCACACGGCGAAGCAGGCGGGGGTGACGCCGATCATCGGGATCGAGGCGTATGTCGCCCCGGAGTCGCGGCGGAACAAGCGGAAGATCCAGTGGGGTCAGCCGCACCAGAAGCGGGACGACGTGTCCGGTTCGGGTGGTTACACGCACAAGACGATCTGGGCGGCGAACAGGACCGGTCTGCACAACCTTTTCCGGCTGTCCTCGGACGCGTATGCGGAGGGCTGGCTGCAGAAGTGGCCGCGGATGGACAAGGAGACCATCTCCCAGTGGTCCGAGGGGCTGATCGCCTCCACGGGTTGTCCGTCGGGTGAGTTGCAGACGCGGTTGCGTCTGGGCCAGTTCGACGAGGCGGTGAAGGCGGCCTCGGAGTACCAGGACATTTTCGGCAAGGACCGGTATTTCCTGGAGTTGATGGACCACGGGATCGACATCGAGCGGCGGGTCCGTGACGATCTGCTGCGGGTGGGCAAGAAGCTGGGCATCCCGCCGCTGGTGACGAACGACTCGCACTACACGTACGCGCACGAGGCGACCGCGCACGACGCGTTGCTGTGCATCCAGACGGGCAAGAACCTCTCGGATCCGGACCGTTTCCGCTTCGACGGGACCGGTTATTACCTGAAGTCCACGGACGAGATGTACGCGGTGGACTCGTCGGAGGCCTGGCAGGAGGGGTGTGCGAACACCCTGCTGGTGGCCGAGCAGATCGACACGTCCGGCATGTTCGAGGCGAAGAACCTCATGCCGAAGTTCGAGATCCCCGACGGCTTCACCGAAGTCACCTGGTTCAGGGAAGAGGTCCTCAACGGCATGCGGCGCCGCTTTCCGCAGGGCTGGGAGGAGAGTTATCAGAAGCAGGCGGAGTTCGAGATGGACGTCATCATTCAGATGGGGTTCCCTGGGTATTTCCTCGTGGTCGCCGACTTCATCATGTGGGCCAAGAAACAGGGCATTGCGGTCGGCCCGGGCCGTGGTTCCGCGGCCGGGTCCCTGGTGTCGTACGCGATGGGGATCACCGACCTCGACCCGCTCGAACACGGTCTGATCTTCGAGCGGTTCCTGAACCCCGAGCGTGTCTCGATGCCCGATGTCGACATCGACTTCGACGAGCGTAGGCGCGTCGAGGTGATCAGGTATGTGACGGAGAAGTACGGCGCCGACAAGGTCGCGATGATCGGCACGTACGGAAAGATCAAGGCGAAGAACGCCATCAAGGACTCCGCGCGCGTCCTGGGTTATCCGTACGCGATGGGTGACCGGCTCACCAAGGCGATGCCCGCCGACGTGGGCGGTTCCGGTATCGAGCTCGCAGGGATCACGGACCCCTCGCACCCGCGTTACAGCGAGGCGGGCGAGATCCGGGGGATGTACGAGAACGAGCCGGACGTGAAGAAGGTCATCGACACCGCGAAGGGTGTCGAGGGGCTGGTCCGGCAGATGGGTGTGCACGCGGCCGGCGTGATCATGTCCAGTGAGCCCATCGTCGACCACGCCCCGATCTGGGTGCGGCACACCGACGGCGTGACCATCACGCAGTGGGACTACCCGCAGTGCGAGTCGCTCGGCCTGCTGAAGATGGACTTCCTCGGTCTGCGCAACCTCACGATCATGGACGACGCCATCAGGATGGTGAGGTCCAACAAGGGCCTCGACATCGACCTGTTGAGCCTTCCGTTGGATGACATCAGGACGTTCGAGTTGCTGGGGCGCGGCGACACGCTGGGTGTCTTCCAGTTCGACGGCAACGCCATGCGTTCCCTGTTCCGGCTGATGAAGCCCGACCAGTTCGAGGACATCACGGCTGTCACCGCCCTCTACCGGCCGGGCCCGATGGCGATGAACTCGCACACCAACTACGCCCTGCGCAAGAACGGACAGCAGGAGATCACGCCGATCCACCCAGAGGTCGAGGAACCGCTCAAGGACATCCTCGACCTCACCTACGGGCTGGTCGTGTACCAGGAACAGGTGCAGAAGGCTGCCCAGATCCTCGCCGGTTACAGCCTGGGCCAGGCCGACCTGTTGCGCCGGGCCATGGGCAAGAAGAAGAAAGAGGTGCTGGACAAGGAGTTCGTCCCGTTCCGCGACGGATGCAGGGAGCGCGGCTACTCCGACGAAGCCGTCAAGACCGTATGGGACGTGCTGGTCCCCTTCGCGGGCTACGCCTTCAACAAGGCCCACGCGGCGGCCTACGCCCTGGTGTCGTACTGGACGGCGTATCTGAAGGCGAACTACCCGGCCGAGTACATGGCCGCGCTGCTCACCTCGGTCAAGGACGACAAGGACAAGTCGGCGGTCTATCTGAACGAGTGCCGGCGTATGCGGATCAAGGTGCTGCCGCCGAACGTCAACGAGTCGGAGCAGAACTTCGCGGCGCAGGGTGACGACGTGATCCTGTTCGGGCTGTCGGCGGTGCGCAACGTCGGTACGAACGTGGTGGAGTCGATCATTCGCAGCCGTAAGGCCAAGGGGAAGTACGCCTCTTTCCCGGACTATCTCGACAAGGTCGAGGCGGTCGCCTGCAACAAGCGGACCACGGAGTCGCTGATCAAGGCGGGTGCGTTCGACACGATGGGGCACACCCGCAAGGGGCTGACCGCGCACTTCGAGCCGATGATCGACAACGTGGTGGCGGTCAAGCGCAAGGAGGCCGAGGGGCAGTTCGACCTGTTCGGCGGGATGGGCGAGGAGGACAACACCGAGCCCGGCTTCGGACTCGACGTGGAGTTCACCACCGACGAGTGGGACAAGGCCTATCTGCTCGCCCAGGAGCGGGAGATGCTCGGTCTGTACGTCTCCGACCACCCGCTGTTCGGTCTGGAGCACGTGCTGTCCGACAAGGCGGACGCGGGCATCAACCAGCTCACCGGCGGCGAGCACGCCGACGGCGCGGTCGTCACCATCGGCGGCATCATCTCCGGGCTCCAGCGCAAGATGACCAAGCAGGGCAACGCCTGGGCGATCGCCACCGTCGAGGACCTCGCGGGCTCGATCGAGTGCATGTTCTTCCCGGCCACCTACCAGTTGGTGTCGACCCAACTCGTCGAGGACACGGTGGTGTTCGTCAAGGGACGCCTCGACAAGCGCGAGGACGTGCCCCGCCTCGTCGCGATGGAACTCCAGGTCCCAGACCTGAGCCATGCCGGAGAGACAGCGCTCGTCCAGCTCGACATGGCACAGGCACAGGTGACGCCGCGGGCGGTCCGACAGCTGAAGGAGATCCTCTCCGCGCATCCCGGGCCGTCCGAGGTACGTCTGCGGGTGCGCGGCAGGACCAGGACGACGGTCTACCGGCTCGGGTACCGGGTCGACGCGCGACCGGAGTTCTGGGCCGACCTCAAGGCGGCGGTCGCGGTGACCCGGGTCGCCCGGGAGTCAGGCGGCGCGGCAGGTGGCCCCGCGTAG